The following proteins are co-located in the Desulfoscipio sp. XC116 genome:
- the truA gene encoding tRNA pseudouridine(38-40) synthase TruA: MRNIKLTIAYDGTNYHGFQEQRGTGLATIQETLELCLRKLAGRRVQVTGAGRTDAGVHARGQVINFNAAGWPIPVERIPLAVNGLLPADVVVMDAKEVDEDFHARFSARAKIYRYAVWNNRIPSPFHRLYSGFLPVPLDDEAMSAACAHLLGRHDFKCFQAAGATVKTTVRTLYRAEVIRKGSLVHFVFKGNGFLYNMVRIMAGTILQAGMNKTSPESIKLMLESRDRAQAGPTMPPRGLCLECVEY; this comes from the coding sequence TTGCGAAATATTAAATTAACCATAGCTTATGACGGTACTAATTATCACGGATTTCAGGAGCAGCGGGGTACCGGGCTTGCTACCATACAGGAAACGCTTGAGCTTTGCCTGCGCAAGTTAGCGGGGCGGCGGGTACAGGTAACCGGTGCGGGGCGTACCGATGCCGGTGTACATGCCCGTGGTCAGGTAATAAACTTTAACGCGGCAGGGTGGCCCATTCCGGTGGAACGTATACCGCTGGCTGTAAACGGTTTATTACCTGCTGATGTTGTAGTGATGGATGCTAAGGAGGTAGATGAGGATTTCCACGCCCGTTTTTCCGCCCGGGCTAAAATTTACCGGTATGCGGTATGGAATAATCGCATTCCCTCACCTTTTCATCGCTTATACAGCGGCTTTCTGCCCGTACCACTGGATGATGAAGCTATGTCCGCGGCCTGTGCCCATTTGCTGGGCCGACATGACTTTAAATGTTTTCAGGCGGCGGGAGCTACCGTAAAAACTACTGTGCGCACGCTGTATCGGGCGGAGGTTATACGTAAGGGGTCTCTGGTGCACTTTGTTTTTAAAGGCAACGGGTTCTTGTATAATATGGTGCGCATTATGGCAGGTACGATTTTGCAGGCAGGTATGAATAAAACCAGCCCCGAATCAATTAAGCTTATGCTGGAATCCAGGGACCGGGCACAGGCCGGGCCAACTATGCCGCCCCGTGGACTATGCCTGGAATGTGTGGAATATTAA
- the rplM gene encoding 50S ribosomal protein L13 produces MRTTYMAKPADVQRKWYILDGEGKVLGRLAAEAARLLRGKHKPIFTPHVNTGDHVVIINADKVVLTGNKLRQKMYYRHSGYPGGLKATSYDKLMQNKPELAVYKAITGMLPHNSLGRDMARKLRVYRGSEHPHESQKPEVWEM; encoded by the coding sequence ATGAGGACGACATATATGGCCAAGCCCGCCGATGTACAGCGCAAGTGGTACATTCTTGACGGTGAAGGCAAGGTGCTGGGACGTTTGGCAGCTGAGGCCGCCAGGCTATTAAGAGGAAAACATAAACCAATTTTCACGCCCCACGTTAATACCGGTGACCATGTAGTAATCATTAATGCTGATAAAGTTGTACTTACAGGCAATAAATTACGCCAAAAGATGTATTATCGTCACTCCGGTTATCCGGGCGGATTAAAAGCTACCAGTTACGATAAACTGATGCAAAACAAACCCGAACTGGCCGTTTACAAAGCCATTACCGGCATGCTGCCCCATAATAGCCTGGGTAGAGATATGGCCAGAAAACTAAGGGTATACCGCGGTAGTGAACATCCCCATGAGTCCCAAAAGCCCGAAGTTTGGGAAATGTAA
- the rpsI gene encoding 30S ribosomal protein S9, whose product MALVQFYGTGRRKDAVARVFLRPGEGKMTVNNKSIEEYFGRKTLQIVARQPLELTGSGSRFDVLAKVLGGGVSGQAGAVKMGIARALIEADPNLRPVLKKAGFLTRDPRMKERRKYGLKKARRAPQYSKR is encoded by the coding sequence GTGGCTCTAGTTCAGTTTTACGGTACCGGACGTAGGAAAGATGCGGTAGCCAGAGTATTTCTTCGTCCCGGTGAAGGCAAGATGACAGTTAACAATAAAAGCATAGAGGAATATTTTGGCAGGAAGACATTGCAAATTGTTGCCCGCCAGCCATTGGAATTAACCGGTTCGGGCAGTCGTTTTGATGTCCTGGCCAAAGTATTGGGCGGTGGTGTCAGCGGCCAGGCCGGCGCGGTTAAAATGGGTATCGCCCGGGCACTGATTGAAGCCGACCCCAATTTAAGGCCCGTACTAAAAAAAGCGGGATTTTTGACCCGTGACCCGCGCATGAAGGAAAGGCGCAAATACGGACTTAAAAAAGCCCGCCGGGCTCCGCAATATTCCAAACGTTAG